One Candidatus Binatia bacterium genomic region harbors:
- a CDS encoding SDR family oxidoreductase: protein MPNQPPDYVPGHGLLREKKVVVTAAAGTGIGYATAKRCAEEGARVLISDIHERRLAEAAERLEAETGQRPATAICNVTQEEDVEALLNAATSELGEIDILVNNAGMGGNAAVVEMTDEQWNLVMDVTLNGTFRMTRAAMRHMMPRGQGVIVNNASVLGWRAQKLQAHYAAAKAGVMALTRCAALEAAEANVRINCVAPSIAMHAFLSKVTPDGLLEELTSKEAFGRAAEVWEVANVIVFLASDYSSYMTGETISVSSQRA from the coding sequence ATGCCAAACCAGCCACCTGATTACGTTCCCGGACACGGGCTCTTGCGAGAAAAGAAGGTGGTCGTCACTGCAGCCGCAGGCACCGGCATCGGCTACGCCACGGCCAAACGCTGCGCTGAAGAAGGGGCTCGGGTCCTGATTTCGGATATTCACGAACGACGCCTCGCCGAGGCCGCCGAACGACTCGAAGCGGAAACCGGGCAAAGGCCTGCCACCGCCATCTGCAATGTCACGCAGGAAGAAGACGTTGAAGCACTCCTGAACGCAGCCACGTCCGAGCTCGGAGAGATCGATATCCTCGTCAACAATGCAGGTATGGGCGGAAATGCAGCTGTCGTCGAAATGACCGACGAGCAATGGAACCTCGTCATGGACGTGACGCTGAACGGGACTTTCCGTATGACTCGCGCCGCGATGCGACACATGATGCCGCGCGGCCAGGGCGTCATCGTCAACAACGCTTCCGTACTCGGCTGGCGAGCCCAGAAGCTGCAAGCGCATTACGCCGCCGCGAAAGCGGGTGTGATGGCGCTGACGCGCTGCGCGGCGCTCGAAGCGGCCGAGGCCAATGTGCGGATCAACTGTGTGGCTCCGAGCATCGCCATGCACGCTTTCTTGTCGAAGGTAACGCCCGATGGCCTCCTCGAAGAGTTGACCTCGAAAGAGGCCTTCGGCCGCGCCGCCGAGGTTTGGGAAGTCGCCAACGTCATCGTCTTTCTCGCCAGCGACTATTCGTCTTATATGACGGGCGAAACTATCTCGGTTTCCTCGCAACGGGCCTGA
- a CDS encoding acyl-CoA dehydrogenase family protein, producing MDLDFSKEDEEFRGQFRSWIDQELSGEFRAVRGRGGPGDEHSLFEERCAWERHLGKSGWTCAAWPKELGGRGLSFSQQVIYFEEYARAGGPGRVNHVGETLLGPTLMMFGTDAQRKEFLPGIISGEQLWCQGYSEPNAGSDLANVQTRARLDGDQWIIDGQKVWTSGGAFADWCFVMCRTEPDAKNHAALSCLLVPMRQEGVEVRPIVQMTGTSEFCEVFFDGARTEARHIVGDAGDGWRVAMGTLAIERGASTLGQQAHFENELAHIMEIARENGKADDPVMRQRLADAWIGLRVMRANALRCLSADENAAPSPEAMITKIYWATWHRDLGKLAMDILGPDAELAEGAPYELSMLQQMYLFTRSDTIYAGTNQIQRNIISERALGLPREPRPAK from the coding sequence ATGGATCTTGATTTCAGCAAAGAAGACGAAGAATTTCGCGGCCAATTCCGCTCATGGATTGACCAGGAGCTCTCCGGCGAGTTCCGAGCCGTCCGCGGTCGCGGCGGGCCCGGCGACGAACATTCCCTGTTTGAGGAACGCTGCGCCTGGGAGCGCCACCTCGGAAAGTCCGGTTGGACCTGCGCTGCCTGGCCCAAAGAGCTCGGAGGGCGAGGCCTCTCCTTCAGCCAGCAAGTCATCTACTTCGAAGAATATGCGCGTGCGGGTGGCCCGGGGCGGGTCAATCACGTCGGAGAAACTCTTCTCGGCCCCACGCTGATGATGTTCGGCACCGACGCTCAGCGGAAGGAATTTCTTCCGGGGATTATTTCCGGAGAGCAACTCTGGTGTCAGGGCTATTCCGAGCCCAACGCCGGCAGCGATCTCGCCAACGTCCAGACCCGCGCGCGCCTCGACGGCGATCAATGGATCATCGATGGCCAGAAAGTGTGGACCTCCGGTGGGGCCTTCGCAGACTGGTGCTTTGTGATGTGTCGCACCGAACCTGATGCAAAAAATCATGCGGCCCTTTCCTGCTTGCTGGTGCCCATGCGCCAGGAGGGTGTCGAGGTGAGACCCATCGTACAGATGACCGGCACCTCGGAATTTTGCGAAGTCTTTTTCGACGGCGCACGCACCGAAGCCCGACATATCGTTGGCGATGCCGGCGATGGCTGGCGCGTCGCCATGGGGACTCTGGCAATCGAACGCGGTGCTTCGACCCTCGGTCAACAAGCACACTTCGAAAACGAACTTGCGCATATCATGGAGATCGCGCGAGAAAATGGAAAAGCCGACGACCCGGTGATGCGGCAGCGACTGGCCGATGCCTGGATCGGGCTACGCGTCATGCGCGCCAACGCACTACGCTGCCTGAGCGCTGACGAGAATGCAGCGCCTTCCCCCGAGGCGATGATTACCAAGATCTACTGGGCTACCTGGCATCGAGATCTCGGCAAACTAGCGATGGATATCCTCGGCCCCGACGCCGAACTCGCCGAAGGTGCTCCTTACGAGCTCTCGATGCTGCAGCAAATGTATCTCTTCACGCGCTCCGATACGATTTACGCTGGCACCAATCAGATCCAACGCAATATCATTAGCGAGCGAGCGCTCGGACTGCCGCGCGAACCGCGGCCCGCGAAATAG
- a CDS encoding class I adenylate-forming enzyme family protein, with the protein MERTLAGLIERHVRQRPEAIAFRGEHEDLSWASYEERANRLARHLLGRGLEAGERVAVLLPDGIGVHIAYLACEKAGLIVVGIGPRAGAEEFLHLMEKSGACALLAPPRHRELELRELCETLAGRQHPLRVVVPVEQALESGDPIWEEIPADSSLPAMRALGADETFLLNSTSGTTGLPKCVAHHQARWFAFHEPAVRNGDLSRSDIFCSALPSPFGFGLWTAHFTPTILGATCIVPEDFDAAKILATIERERVTILAAVSTQFILMLEHPDFDSFDLSSLRILFTGGEAVPYTRAASFEERTGAKVLQFYGSNEAGALSGTSIHDTQEKRLRTAGRPLPEMQVRLFDAEGNDTTSDRKGQPGCKGPQCSHGYWRDPAANAQLFRKDGWMLTGDIASIDEDGYLSVVGRTADLIIRGGKNISGPAVEAACLTLSSIRLAAAVAIPDPIFGERVCLYVELHQGASLDLPELTTHLARQGTTKECWPEVLITNHPLPISSGGKVAKNELRRDAAARAGDT; encoded by the coding sequence GTGGAACGAACTCTCGCGGGCCTGATCGAACGACACGTTCGGCAGCGACCCGAGGCCATCGCCTTCAGAGGCGAGCATGAAGACCTGAGTTGGGCATCCTACGAGGAGCGCGCCAATCGCCTCGCCCGTCATTTGCTCGGCCGTGGGCTCGAAGCTGGCGAGAGGGTCGCGGTGCTTCTTCCCGATGGGATTGGCGTCCATATCGCCTATCTGGCTTGCGAAAAGGCAGGTCTGATCGTTGTGGGTATCGGCCCGAGAGCCGGCGCCGAGGAGTTCCTTCATCTGATGGAGAAGTCGGGAGCGTGCGCTCTGCTCGCGCCACCCCGGCACCGAGAACTAGAGCTGCGCGAACTCTGCGAGACCCTGGCCGGGCGCCAACATCCCCTGCGTGTCGTGGTGCCGGTGGAGCAGGCTCTCGAATCCGGCGACCCCATCTGGGAAGAAATCCCCGCCGATTCGTCACTCCCTGCAATGCGCGCTCTTGGCGCGGACGAAACTTTCCTCCTCAACTCCACCTCCGGCACTACCGGCTTGCCCAAATGTGTGGCCCACCATCAAGCTCGCTGGTTTGCCTTCCATGAACCCGCCGTGCGGAATGGAGACCTGAGCCGCTCGGATATATTCTGCAGCGCTCTGCCCAGCCCTTTTGGATTCGGGCTATGGACAGCCCATTTCACACCCACCATCCTCGGTGCCACGTGCATTGTCCCGGAAGATTTTGATGCAGCCAAAATTCTCGCCACCATCGAGCGAGAACGCGTCACAATCCTTGCTGCTGTCAGTACGCAATTCATCCTCATGCTCGAACATCCCGATTTCGATTCCTTCGACCTTTCCTCGTTGCGGATTCTCTTCACCGGGGGCGAAGCCGTACCCTACACTCGTGCCGCCAGCTTTGAGGAACGCACCGGTGCCAAGGTCCTGCAATTCTATGGATCCAACGAGGCCGGAGCCTTGTCCGGGACCTCGATTCACGACACGCAGGAAAAGCGACTCCGCACCGCGGGACGCCCTCTCCCGGAAATGCAGGTGCGGTTATTTGATGCCGAAGGAAACGACACCACCTCGGATCGAAAAGGACAGCCTGGGTGCAAGGGGCCTCAATGCAGTCATGGCTATTGGCGAGATCCCGCCGCGAACGCCCAGCTCTTCCGCAAGGACGGCTGGATGTTGACCGGGGATATCGCGTCGATCGACGAGGATGGTTATCTCTCGGTCGTTGGGCGGACCGCCGACCTGATCATTCGCGGCGGGAAAAATATCAGCGGCCCTGCCGTCGAGGCCGCCTGCCTCACCCTTTCCTCGATTCGCCTCGCCGCCGCTGTCGCGATTCCGGATCCGATCTTCGGCGAAAGAGTCTGCCTCTATGTGGAGTTACACCAAGGTGCCTCTCTGGACTTACCGGAGCTGACCACTCATCTCGCGCGGCAGGGCACCACCAAAGAGTGCTGGCCGGAGGTCTTGATCACCAACCACCCCCTGCCTATTTCCTCCGGAGGAAAGGTCGCCAAAAACGAACTTCGTCGGGATGCAGCCGCACGGGCAGGGGACACCTGA
- a CDS encoding SDR family oxidoreductase, whose amino-acid sequence MQGLPKAPAIGSQALASDSYAGKTVLVTGGGTGLGKAIAQEFARCGARIAIMSRKPDHLAAGKEAIEALGGEVLVTACDIRDPESIATAFDEISEALGLPDVLINNAAANFPVPAEDMSPNAWRTVVDITLNGTYFCAREFGRRHLAAETPGSIINVGASYAWTGGPGFAHSAAAKAGVKNMVETLAVEWGPYGIQVNGLVPGLFPHEDMTADIQGNLKRTNDKDPCQPALRVGQPRELGWAATFLASPWGQFISGHTLVVDGANWQRRAMTNPPVVSIREQMGKGPFGES is encoded by the coding sequence ATGCAAGGACTTCCCAAAGCACCCGCCATCGGCTCGCAAGCGCTCGCCTCGGATTCTTATGCCGGCAAAACGGTTCTCGTGACAGGCGGTGGAACCGGGCTCGGCAAGGCCATCGCTCAGGAATTCGCCCGATGCGGCGCCCGAATCGCCATCATGAGCCGCAAGCCCGACCACCTCGCCGCCGGAAAGGAAGCGATTGAAGCGCTTGGCGGGGAGGTTCTCGTCACAGCCTGCGATATTCGTGATCCCGAATCGATCGCCACGGCCTTCGATGAGATCTCGGAAGCACTCGGCCTGCCTGATGTCCTGATCAATAACGCGGCCGCGAACTTTCCGGTTCCTGCTGAGGATATGAGTCCCAATGCCTGGCGCACCGTCGTGGATATCACTCTCAATGGCACCTACTTCTGTGCGAGAGAATTTGGCAGGCGCCACCTCGCAGCCGAGACACCGGGTTCGATCATCAACGTCGGCGCCTCCTATGCCTGGACAGGCGGGCCGGGGTTCGCACACTCCGCTGCAGCCAAGGCGGGCGTGAAAAATATGGTCGAGACTCTCGCGGTGGAATGGGGCCCTTACGGGATTCAGGTAAACGGACTGGTGCCCGGGCTCTTCCCGCATGAAGATATGACTGCCGATATTCAGGGGAACCTGAAACGCACGAATGACAAGGATCCATGCCAACCGGCGCTGCGAGTGGGCCAACCCCGCGAACTGGGCTGGGCCGCCACATTTCTCGCCTCCCCCTGGGGCCAGTTCATCTCGGGGCATACGCTGGTCGTCGATGGCGCGAATTGGCAACGCCGAGCCATGACCAACCCACCTGTCGTGTCCATCCGTGAACAAATGGGCAAAGGGCCTTTCGGAGAGAGCTGA
- a CDS encoding enoyl-CoA hydratase/isomerase family protein, which produces MGAAKILLEIDGGIATITNNNAGKHNAFDDAMDAELFAALREIRDNPELRVVLWKGDGKSWSSGRDTGALKDRKFDLPHHGLMDRGQKGSLQLLELDIPIICALHGWVMGGSFQRALLCDIRIAAPDTRFRLPELTYGVVPDLGGPARLFQMCGHGIASDMILTGRVMEAEEALRHGVISRIVSPETLEETAQEMAEAIVKSPQLSVKLARRILKRLGDAETIASIGDENLTQSVINASHDFAEWRAAYQEKRKPGYKNA; this is translated from the coding sequence ATGGGAGCAGCGAAGATTCTTCTCGAGATCGATGGTGGTATTGCCACCATCACCAACAATAATGCCGGCAAGCATAATGCTTTCGATGACGCGATGGATGCGGAACTTTTCGCCGCCTTGCGAGAGATCCGGGACAATCCCGAACTCCGCGTCGTTCTCTGGAAGGGCGACGGAAAAAGCTGGTCTTCGGGCCGCGATACCGGTGCTCTGAAAGATCGGAAATTCGACCTCCCTCATCACGGCCTCATGGACCGAGGCCAAAAGGGCAGCCTGCAACTTCTGGAACTCGATATCCCGATCATCTGCGCCCTGCACGGATGGGTGATGGGCGGATCGTTCCAGCGCGCCCTGCTCTGCGACATTCGCATTGCTGCGCCGGACACTCGTTTTCGACTGCCCGAATTGACCTATGGCGTCGTCCCGGATCTCGGTGGACCCGCGCGTCTCTTCCAGATGTGCGGACACGGCATTGCCAGCGACATGATCCTCACCGGGCGTGTGATGGAAGCAGAAGAAGCTCTCCGCCACGGCGTCATCTCGCGGATCGTCAGCCCCGAAACACTTGAGGAAACCGCACAGGAAATGGCAGAGGCCATCGTGAAGAGCCCACAACTTTCGGTGAAACTCGCACGACGGATCCTGAAACGTCTGGGCGATGCCGAAACGATCGCCTCGATCGGTGATGAGAACCTGACCCAATCGGTAATCAATGCTTCCCATGACTTTGCCGAGTGGCGAGCGGCTTATCAGGAAAAGCGCAAACCCGGCTATAAAAACGCCTGA
- a CDS encoding MarC family protein, whose product MSTAAFMKAFLGLFAMINPIGNAGIFIGITGDVPTSFKLRAALKTSMAVLIILELSIFGGMALLEVFGISIPAFQAAGGLIVLGIGMSMMSGGGNSSHETEGAKKAIQSVKDKEETVNDKLIVPLAMPMLGGPGAITTVVTVAAAFPTMEGKIGAAAGTAAMVFLLGLSFALSGFLSRYMSEHAQEIIMRFMGLILVAIGMDMMLGGIEASVIKAGVFRSS is encoded by the coding sequence ATGAGCACAGCTGCCTTCATGAAAGCCTTCCTCGGACTCTTTGCGATGATCAACCCGATTGGCAATGCCGGAATCTTCATCGGCATTACCGGCGACGTACCCACCAGCTTCAAACTTCGGGCAGCGCTGAAGACCAGCATGGCTGTTCTGATCATTCTCGAGTTGTCGATTTTTGGCGGCATGGCTCTTCTCGAAGTCTTCGGGATTTCCATTCCCGCGTTTCAGGCCGCAGGTGGCCTGATCGTCCTCGGCATCGGTATGAGCATGATGAGCGGTGGCGGCAACAGCAGCCATGAAACCGAAGGCGCCAAAAAAGCCATCCAATCGGTCAAGGACAAGGAAGAAACTGTCAACGACAAGCTCATCGTACCTCTCGCCATGCCCATGTTGGGCGGCCCGGGTGCCATCACCACTGTGGTCACGGTCGCGGCCGCCTTCCCGACCATGGAAGGCAAGATCGGCGCCGCAGCCGGAACCGCGGCCATGGTCTTCCTGCTCGGGCTCTCGTTTGCTCTCAGCGGATTCCTCAGCCGCTATATGAGCGAGCACGCGCAAGAGATCATCATGCGCTTCATGGGCCTGATTCTGGTCGCGATCGGGATGGACATGATGCTTGGCGGAATCGAGGCCTCGGTGATCAAGGCCGGCGTCTTCCGCAGTTCGTGA
- a CDS encoding BatD family protein, which translates to MTLDRKSLAMALLTAILAFASPADAALQANVDRQEVLPGETITLTIRQDDLSSAREPDFRVLEKDFQVLDVRRSQQVQIINGDRSESMDWVVVLLPNDAGVSAIPSLRVGAETTAPIAIRMVALPQGETDSRPELFVEAEIETAEGFVGAEVLYTVRVYDQGKMQSGTLRPPEVPGAEIESSGDSTSSEVILDGQRYNLHEQQFRITPEEPGTLQIAPAILEARMQPKPGANRRRTRGFFNDFFDRASLSGPLRRVASNPITFEVRARPDSTEGWFLPAKLVQLGEVWSAESGDLRLGDALTRTVTLRVLGATSEQLPAFVIPGPTGARQYAEGTRQGTRPTADGTISVREESVSIVPTAAGTLEFPAVEIKWFDIDAEEAKVARLPARSFEILPPIGQAGVPSAPAEAMAKAPIPPNNPLPKTTALALPGRTAAMAIALMLGGIGLVTLVLLRLRQRRQSGIRSPRLLRRDVLSACRISDAQGARTAFLKWAEAVMPRTGCNSLIEIGKGLGDEPLSAALRELNQSLYGQDAEPWSGKAMAAAFRSVARTKSAGRPESGSAPLPSLYPSS; encoded by the coding sequence TTGCCTTTGCCTCTCCAGCAGACGCCGCACTTCAGGCCAATGTTGACCGTCAGGAGGTTCTGCCTGGCGAAACGATCACGCTCACCATCCGGCAGGATGATCTTTCCTCGGCGCGAGAGCCCGATTTTCGAGTTCTGGAAAAGGATTTTCAGGTGCTCGATGTCCGGCGGAGCCAGCAAGTTCAGATTATCAATGGCGACCGCAGCGAGAGCATGGACTGGGTCGTCGTTCTTTTGCCCAATGACGCGGGCGTATCCGCGATTCCCTCCCTGCGAGTCGGTGCCGAGACCACCGCCCCGATTGCGATCAGGATGGTCGCGCTCCCTCAGGGTGAAACCGACTCCCGGCCGGAGCTTTTTGTCGAAGCCGAAATCGAGACCGCTGAGGGTTTTGTCGGCGCCGAGGTTCTTTATACCGTCCGGGTCTACGATCAGGGGAAGATGCAGAGCGGAACGCTGCGCCCTCCGGAAGTCCCCGGCGCAGAAATAGAATCCTCCGGCGATAGCACCTCCAGCGAAGTCATCCTTGATGGCCAGCGCTACAATCTCCACGAGCAGCAGTTCCGGATTACTCCCGAGGAACCGGGTACGCTGCAGATCGCACCGGCGATCCTCGAAGCACGCATGCAACCGAAACCCGGGGCCAACCGCCGGCGCACCAGAGGCTTTTTCAACGATTTCTTCGATCGTGCCAGCCTGAGTGGCCCGCTGCGCCGTGTCGCCTCCAATCCGATCACATTCGAGGTTCGTGCTCGACCGGATTCGACCGAGGGTTGGTTTCTGCCGGCCAAACTTGTTCAGCTGGGTGAAGTCTGGAGTGCCGAAAGTGGCGACCTTCGCCTGGGTGACGCGCTGACGCGCACGGTAACGCTGCGCGTTCTCGGCGCCACTTCCGAGCAGCTCCCCGCCTTCGTCATTCCGGGCCCGACCGGAGCACGTCAATATGCGGAAGGGACCCGGCAGGGAACACGCCCCACAGCCGATGGAACGATCTCGGTCCGTGAAGAGAGCGTCTCCATTGTACCCACCGCCGCCGGCACCCTGGAATTTCCGGCGGTGGAAATAAAATGGTTCGATATCGATGCGGAGGAAGCCAAGGTCGCACGGCTGCCCGCCCGAAGCTTCGAAATTCTGCCACCGATCGGTCAGGCCGGCGTTCCATCCGCTCCGGCCGAAGCAATGGCGAAAGCTCCAATCCCACCGAACAATCCGCTGCCGAAAACAACGGCTCTCGCACTACCCGGGAGAACTGCGGCCATGGCGATCGCCTTGATGCTTGGGGGGATAGGCCTGGTGACCCTGGTCCTCCTGCGATTGCGTCAACGTCGGCAATCCGGGATCCGATCCCCCAGGCTTCTGCGGCGAGATGTTCTGTCGGCCTGTCGAATATCCGACGCGCAAGGAGCAAGAACCGCCTTCCTGAAGTGGGCGGAGGCGGTTATGCCGCGGACAGGTTGCAACAGCCTGATCGAGATCGGGAAAGGACTCGGGGACGAGCCCCTTTCAGCCGCCCTGCGCGAGCTGAACCAATCACTCTATGGTCAGGATGCTGAGCCCTGGTCGGGAAAGGCCATGGCCGCAGCTTTTCGATCAGTCGCCCGAACAAAAAGTGCCGGGCGGCCCGAAAGTGGTTCGGCACCGCTTCCCTCCTTGTATCCGAGTTCCTGA